One window of Medicago truncatula cultivar Jemalong A17 chromosome 2, MtrunA17r5.0-ANR, whole genome shotgun sequence genomic DNA carries:
- the LOC11446858 gene encoding pentatricopeptide repeat-containing protein At1g26900, mitochondrial — protein sequence MANTQFQAISNAFHKLTLALKSCKTITEIHQFHCYMIKTSLTNVPFTLSKLLAASIFDMNYASTIFTCIQNPNLFMYNTMLRGYSVSNSSNKALPIFNKLRNSGNGLDPFSFIAVMKACGRSFEVGFGRGVHGIVVKSGNRFFVDLNNTILQFYCVCGRIDDARKVFDECPERNDLVSWNILMGGCVLVSDYSFVFDLFLKRGCSGIRASVATTLSLLSAAGDIGSFVLGKSLHGYCIKIGFCCNLNVVTALIDMYAKTGCIYLARKVFDGVVEKDVVLWNCLIKNYARSCLVEEAVALLQSMRQEGVKPNSSTLVGLLSVYSASGSMQGVRYVTSLIEEEKLELDVILGTALVDVYAKCGFLDEAMEIFERMENKDVKSWTAVISGHGIHGQAINAISLFNRMENEGFRPNEITFLAILTACSHGGLVTEGVEFFKRMVQEHGFSPWVEHYGCLIDLLGRAGMLHEAFELIKSLPIKGDATSWRTLLSACRVHGDVKLGECVKDVLSNFYTPHPTDSLLISGTYAAAGRISDLTRMQEMKQTNVTLDNYRVPETEGESMVKEAGFSRVEIDN from the coding sequence ATGGCTAATACACAGTTTCAAGCTATATCAAACGCATTTCACAAACTAACACTTGCATTAAAATCATGCAAAACCATCACCgaaattcatcaatttcatTGCTACATGATCAAAACTTCACTCACCAACGTTCCTTTCACTCTAAGCAAGCTTCTCGCTGCGTCAATTTTCGACATGAACTACGCTTCCACCATTTTCACTTGCATTCAAAACCCTAATCTTTTCATGTATAATACAATGCTTAGAGGCTATTCCGTTAGTAATTCTTCAAATAAAGCTTTACCCATTTTTAATAAGCTTAGGAATAGTGGAAATGGGCTTGACCCGTTTTCGTTCATCGCGGTGATGAAAGCTTGTGGAAGAAGTTTTGAGGTTGGGTTTGGTAGAGGGGTTCATGGGATTGTTGTGAAGTCTGGGAATAggttttttgttgatttgaataatacaattttgcaattttattGTGTTTGTGGAAGAATTGATGATGCACGTAAGGTGTTTGATGAATGTCCTGAGAGAAATGATTTAGTGTCTTGGAATATTTTGATGGGTGGGTGTGTTCTTGTTTCAGattatagttttgtttttgatttgtttttgaagaGGGGTTGTAGTGGGATTAGAGCTAGTGTTGCTACTACGTTGAGTCTTTTGTCCGCGGCTGGTGATATAGGGAGCTTTGTTTTGGGGAAATCTCTTCATGGTTACTGTATTAAAATTggattttgttgtaatttaaaTGTTGTTACTGCATTGATTGATATGTATGCGAAAACGGGTTGTATCTATTTGGCACGGAAAGTTTTTGATGGTGTTGTTGAAAAGGATGTCGTGTTATggaattgtttaataaaaaattatgcaagGAGTTGCCTGGTTGAAGAAGCAGTGGCATTACTACAGAGCATGAGACAGGAAGGAGTGAAACCTAACTCTTCTACTTTGGTCGGGCTGCTTTCGGTGTACTCTGCATCCGGATCTATGCAGGGAGTTCGATATGTTACTAGTTTGATTGAAGAGGAGAAACTAGAACTGGATGTGATTCTTGGAACAGCTCTTGTTGATGTGTATGCTAAATGTGGCTTTCTAGATGAGGCTATGGAGATATTTGAGAGGATGGAAAATAAAGATGTGAAATCTTGGACAGCCGTGATTTCAGGTCATGGAATTCATGGGCAGGCAATTAATGCCATAAGTCTATTCAATAGGATGGAGAATGAAGGGTTTAGACCAAATGAAATCACCTTTTTGGCAATTCTAACTGCTTGTAGTCATGGAGGTCTTGTTACTGAGGGGGTTGAATTTTTTAAGCGCATGGTTCAGGAACACGGCTTTTCACCGTGGGTTGAGCATTATGGATGTCTTATTGATCTCTTGGGTCGAGCTGGAATGCTACACGAAGCATTTGAGCTAATCAAGAGCTTGCCAATTAAAGGTGATGCTACTTCATGGCGCACACTACTTTCTGCTTGTCGAGTCCATGGAGATGTTAAATTGGGGGAGTGTGTGAAAGATGTGCTAAGCAACTTTTATACACCACATCCTACGGATTCCCTCCTCATTTCTGGCACTTATGCAGCTGCTGGAAGAATCTCAGATCTTACAAGAATGCAAGAAATGAAGCAAACAAATGTTACTTTAGACAATTATAGGGTGCCGGAAACAGAGGGAGAAAGTATGGTAAAGGAGGCTGGATTCAGCAGAGTTGAAATTGATAACTAG
- the LOC11443852 gene encoding gibberellin 2-beta-dioxygenase, which yields MVVLSKPTLNNFLLVKSCKPSTTLLNGIPVVDLADPEAKTLIVKACKEFGFFKVVNHGVPLEFMSNLENEALRFFKKPQSEKDRAGPPDPFGYGSKRIGSNGDVGWVEYILLNTNPDVISNKSLSFYRENRQNLRSAVEDYIAAMKKMCCLVLELMADGLGIEPKNVLSRLLKDEKSDSCFRINHYPPCPEVQQAALNGRNLLGFGEHTDPQVISVLRSNSTSGLQICLTDGTWVSVPPDHTSFFINVGDTLQVLTNGRFKSVKHRVLADTTKSRLSMIYFGGPPLSEKIVPLPSLMLKKEESLYKEFTWLEYKKAMYNSRLADYRLGPFEKSYGK from the exons ATGGTTGTTTTGTCTAAGCCAACATTAAATAATTTCTTACTTGTCAAGTCATGCAAACCATCAACAACTTTGTTGAATGGTATTCCTGTCGTCGACCTTGCAGACCCGGAAGCAAAAACTCTTATAGTGAAGGCTTGTAAGGAATTTGGATTCTTCAAAGTGGTGAACCATGGTGTTCCTTTGGAATTTATGTCCAATTTGGAAAATGAAGCACTAAGGTTTTTCAAAAAACCACAGTCTGAGAAAGACAGAGCTGGTCCTCCTGATCCTTTTGGTTATGGAAGTAAGAGAATTGGTTCAAATGGTGATGTTGGTTGGGTTGAATATATCCTTCTTAATACTAACCCTGATGTTATCTCTAACAAGTCTCTTTCCTTTTACCGTGAAAATCGACAAAATCTAAG GTCTGCTGTGGAAGATTATATTGCTGCAATGAAGAAAATGTGCTGTCTAGTGTTGGAATTAATGGCTGATGGGTTGGGGATTGAGCCAAAGAATGTGTTAAGCAGGTTATTGAAAGATGAGAAAAGTGATTCTTGTTTCAGAATTAACCATTACCCACCGTGCCCTGAGGTGCAACAAGCAGCATTGAATGGAAGGAATTTGCTTGGGTTTGGGGAGCATACAGACCCACAAGTCATTTCTGTCTTGAGATCTAATAGCACATCAGGACTGCAAATCTGTCTCACTGATGGAACTTGGGTTTCAGTTCCACCTGATCACACTTCTTTTTTCATCAATGTTGGTGATACTCTTCAG GTATTGACTAATGGTAGGTTTAAAAGTGTAAAGCATAGGGTTTTGGCTGACACAACAAAGTCAAGGTTGTCGATGATATACTTTGGAGGACCACCCTTGAGTGAAAAGATAGTGCCTTTACCTtctttaatgttaaaaaaagaagaaagtttGTACAAAGAGTTCACGTGGTTGGAGTACAAGAAAGCAATGTACAATTCAAGGCTGGCTGATTATAGACTTGGGCCTTTTGAAAAATCTTATGGCAAATGA
- the LOC11445628 gene encoding protein pleiotropic regulatory locus 1: MPVQTLSGHDNAISSLFIRPTDSHVVTSSHDSTIKMWDLRYGKTMLALKNHKQSVRAMVPHPTESQQKTTVDAMAVNDKGVMVTGGDNGSMWFWDWKSGHNFQQYSQTIVQPGSMDNEAAIYALTYDVTGTRLISCEADKTIKMWKEDDTATPETHPLNFIPPNNIR; encoded by the exons ATGCCGGTTCAAACTCTTTCAGGTCATGATAACGCTATCAGCTCTTTGTTTATCCGGCCAACG GACTCTCACGTTGTCACCAGTTCTCATGATTCTACAATTAAGATGTGGGACCTTAGATATG GTAAAACAATGTTAGCTCTTAAAAACCATAAACAGTCGGTTCGGGCAATGGTTCCACATCCTACGGA GTCTCAACAGAAAACTACTGTCGATGCAATGGCTGTCAATGATAAGGGTGTTATGGTTACCGGAG GTGACAATGGCAGTATGTGGTTCTGGGATTGGAAGAGTGGTCATAATTTCCAGCAATATTCTCAAACAATTGTACAACCTG GTTCAATGGACAATGAGGCTGCTATTTATGCTTTAACGTATGATGTCACGGGTACGAGGCTTATATCATGTGAAGCTGACAAGACCATAAAAATGTGGAAAGAAGATGACACTGCCACTCCAGAAACACATCCACTTAACTTCATACCTCCTAATAACATTCGTTGA
- the LOC11438868 gene encoding uncharacterized protein, producing MNQLAEKLINLSLSSNYHEDMRKFILAFISKYDLNIKTATLAVVIVILGSLYLSTYGSNRRSKVKLKPKSEHFDRTRSWIVREIHSGKPILDRLKEDFNKARVNPATLKHTKKVLKALLNEEYLDLIKIQQAAEKLEMSGSEDSAVEVLERAVEKAENANKPHEVYEIEMFLVEMLIYKGELDRALNRTCLKDDSLKDARRPLYKAIIYQMKGNTEKADECWNEFLTVQDPPCTGFSLYKFKKNVERLQSAIQELSRTKGQ from the exons ATGAATCAACTGGCAGAAAAGTTGATCAATTTATCCCTTTCTTCAAATTATCATGAAGATATGCGAAAATTCATCTTAGCTTTCATATCTAAGTATGATTTAAATATTAAGACGGCAACACTGGCCGTTGTTATTGTCATCCTTGGGAGTCTCTATCTTTCGACTTATGGGTCAAACCGAAGGTCGAAGGTCAAGCTCAAGCCCAAGTCCGAACACTTTGACCGTACAAGGTCATGGATCGTAAGAGAAATTCATAGTGGAAAACCCATATTGGATAGATTGAAAGAGGATTTCAATAAAGCTCGAGTAAATCCTGCAACATTAAAACACACTAAGAAAGTTTTGAAGGCTTTACTCAATGAAGAATATCTTGATTTAATAAAGATTCAG CAAGCTGCGGAAAAGCTGGAAATGAGTGGAAGTGAAGATTCTGCGGTGGAAGTACTGGAAAGGGCCGTAGAGAAGGCTGAAAATGCGAACAAACCACATGAAGTTTACGAAATTGAAATGTTCCTAGTAGAAATGCTCATCTATAAG GGAGAGCTGGACAGAGCCTTGAACCGTACATGCTTGAAAGATGATTCGCTTAAAGATGCTCGACGCCCACTGTACAAG gCTATTATATACCAAATGAAGGGAAACACGGAAAAAGCCGATGAATGTTGGAATGAATTCCTTACGGTACAAGATCCTCCTTGCACCGGATTTTCTCTTTATAAGTTCAAAAAAAATGTGGAACGACTTCAAAGTGCAATACAAGAATTATCGAGGACGAAGGGACAATAA